One region of Corvus cornix cornix isolate S_Up_H32 chromosome 14, ASM73873v5, whole genome shotgun sequence genomic DNA includes:
- the NLRC3 gene encoding NLR family CARD domain-containing protein 3 → MPREASDGRGLDQPVPRAAGEVHLSAVPGGDHLPPAQAGAPDGRGGCPGAGSEPPTRAEPMVQKHLESLQSSYGNGLEPGALQRLTNLLLVEGLTDIQQKEHDILQVETTKGLPNVSKSIPLEKLFLPLSKVSIPPRISVTIGVAGIGKSTLVKLFVCTWAKGDINRDIMFVLPLTFRELNTYEKLSAERLLCLAFPHITEPGCISTGAARTLLILDGLDEFKTPLDFSNTVVCTDPKKEIQVDNLITNIIRGNLLQEASVWVTSRPAAARQIPGGLVDRMTEIRGFGAVEMKDFLDQMFLDNRDLSSQVLKHIRANRSLHVLCTIPGFCWISGSSIAYFLKHCNDQSQEAAVVPRTLSEIYSYYFKMALSGDWLEKPRETLRIEQAVNTSKKLVGSLGRLAFYGLLRKKHVFYEQDMKAYGIDLSLLHSSLSTRLLLKEDMQTSTAYYFSHLTMQEFLAALYYYTAAKRTIFDLFVESGMSWLKLGFLNHFRSAVQRALQAEDRQLDIFVRFLSGLLSPQVNKLLAGWLLAKDEHSGFRSQAISVLQGCLNTDHAISSRAVNAMHCLQEMQHTDIAKAVEEAMRSESLAGMLTPTNCSALAYLLQVSDVCLEETNLSNCLTYNVCKSLLSQLLFCHSLRLDNNQFKDDVMELLGSMLSVKDCQIQRLSLAENQISNKGAKALARSLLVNRSLMVLDLRSNSIGPTGAKALADALKKNQILLSLNLQHNSIKEDGATFLAEALLTNHRLVTLHLQKNAIGAQGARKIAEALKQNRSLRELILSSNSVGDNGSIALAEALRVNHSLQSLDLQSNSISSAGVTALTVALCSNKGLLSLNLRENSISKEGGPAIARALRSNSTLRKLDLAANLLYDDGGKAIAAAIKENRALTSLHLQWNFIQAKAATALAQALQSNSSLASLDLQENAIGDEGMAALSAALKVNTTLADLHLQVASVGAAGAQALAEALMVNKSLQILDLRGNSIGVAGAQAMANALKVNRSLRRLNLQENSLGMDGAICIATALKGNHGLTYVNLQGNRIGQSGAKMISDAIRTNSPDCVVDV, encoded by the exons ATGCCACGGGAGGCCTCTGATGGAAG GGGCCTGGATCAACCGGTACCGCGAGCAGCTGGCGAGGTCCATCTTTCTGCAGTTCCTGGAGGAGATCATCTCCCACCTGCGCAGGCTGGAGCTCCTGACGGCCGAGGAGGCTGCCCAGGTGCAGGCAGCGAGCCCCCTACCCGAGCAG AACCCATGGTGCAGAAACACCTGGAGAGCCTCCAGAGCTCCTACGGGAACGGCCTGGAGCCAGGAGCCCTGCAGCGCCTCACCaacctgctgctggtggaaggCCTGACCGACATCCAGCAGAAGGAGCACGACATCCTGCAGGTTGAAACCACCAAAGGCCTGCCAAACGTATCCAAGAGCATCCCCCTGGAGAAGctcttcctgcctctctccAAAGTCAGCATCCCCCCTCGGATCTCTGTCACCATCGGCGTGGCCGGGATTGGCAAGAGCACTCTGGTGAAGCTGTTTGTCTGCACCTGGGCAAAGGGGGACATCAACAGGGACATCATGTTCGTGCTGCCCCTCACCTTCCGGGAGCTCAACACCTACGAGAAGCTCTCTGCTGAGCGCCTCCTCTGCTTGGCCTTCCCTCACATCACCGAGCCCGGCTGCATCTCGACCGGAGCCGCCCGGACCCTGCTCATCCTCGACGGCCTGGATGAATTCAAGACCCCCTTGGATTTTTCCAACACAGTGGTTTGCACCGATCCCAAAAAGGAGATCCAAGTGGACAACCTGATCACCAACATTATAAGGGGAAACCTGCTGCAGGAGGCCTCTGTGTGGGTCACGTCGCGGCCGGCGGCGGCCAGGCAGATTCCTGGTGGGCTGGTTGATAGGATGACGGAAATCCGAGGGTTTGGGGCTGTAGAGATGAAGGACTTCTTGGACCAGATGTTCCTTGACAACAGAGACCTGTCCAGCCAAGTCCTGAAGCACATCAGGGCTAACAGGTCGCTACACGTCCTGTGCACCATTCCTGGTTTTTGCTGGATTTCTGGCTCCTCAATCGCTTATTTCCTGAAACATTGCAACGATCAATCCCAAGAAGCAGCTGTGGTCCCCAGGACCCTGTCAGAAATCTACtcctattattttaaaatggctCTGAGTGGCGACTGGCTGGAAAAGCCGAGAGAAACCCTCAGGATCGAGCAGGCTGTGAACACCAGCAAGAAGCTGgtgggcagcctgggcaggctGGCCTTCTACGGGCTGCTGCGGAAGAAACACGTGTTCTACGAGCAGGACATGAAGGCCTACGGCATCGacctctccctgctgcacagcagcctcTCCACCCGCCTCCTGCTCAAAGAGGACATGCAGACCTCCACAGCCTACTACTTCTCCCACTTAACCATGCAGGAGTTCCTGGCAGCTCTTTATTACTACACGGCGGCCAAGCGGACCATCTTCGACCTCTTTGTGGAGAGCGGCATGTCCTGGCTCAAGCTGGGCTTCCTCAACCACTTCAGGAGCGCCGTTCAGAGGGCGCTGCAGGCCGAGGACAGGCAGCTGGACATCTTTGTCCGCTTCCTCTCGgggctgctgtccccacaggtGAACAAGCTGCTGGCCGGGTGGCTGCTGGCGAAGGACGAGCACAGCGGGTTCAGGAGCCAGGCCATCAGCgtcctgcagggctgcctgaACACCGACCACGCCATCTCCTCGCGCGCCGTCAACGCCATGCACTGCCTGCAGGAGATGCAGCACACGGACATCGCCAAGGCCGTGGAGGAGGCGATGAGGAGCGAGAGCTTGGCTGGGATGCTCACCCCCACGaactgctctgccctggcttATCTCCTGCAGGTCTCGGATGTCTGTCTGGAGGAGACAAACCTGTCCAACTGCCTCACCTACAATGTATGTAAGAGcctgctctcccagcttctCTTCTGCCACAGCCTCAG GCTGGACAATAACCAGTTTAAGGACGACgtgatggagctgctgggcagcatGCTGAGCGTGAAGGACTGCCAGATCCAGAGGCTCAG CTTGGCAGAAAATCAGATCAGCAACAAGGGAGCCAAAGCTCTGGCCAGGTCGCTGCTGGTGAACAGGAGCCTGATGGTGCTGGA CCTGCGGAGCAACTCCATCGGCCCCACCGGAGCCAAAGCCCTGGCTGAtgccctgaaaaaaaaccaaatcttgCTCTCCCTGAA cctccagcacaACTCCATCAAGGAGGACGGGGCCACCTTCCTGGCCGAGGCCCTGCTGACCAACCACAGGCTGGTGACCCTGCA CCTGCAGAAAAACGCCATCGGAGCCCAGGGCGCCCGGAAAATCGCGGAGGCGCTGAAGCAGAACCGCAGCCTGAGGGAGCTGAT ACTCTCGAGCAACTCGGTGGGAGACAACGGCTCCATTGCCTTGGCTGAAGCTCTGAGGGTGAACCACAGCCTGCAAAGCCTTGA TCTCCAGAGCAACTCCATCAGCAGTGCAGGGGTCACAGCGCTGACAGTGGCTCTCTGCTCCAACAAGGGACTCCTCAGCCTCAA CCTCCGAGAGAACTCCATCAGCAAGGAGGGGGGCCCTGCCATCGCCCGTGCCCTGCGGAGCAACAGCACCCTCAGGAAGCTGGA cctggcgGCCAACCTGCTGTACGATGACGGGGGCAAGGCCATCGCTGCGGCCATCAAAGAGAACCGGGCACTCACATCCCTCCA CTTACAGTGGAACTTCATCCAGGCCAAAGCAGCCACGGCCCTGGCACAAGCACTACAGTCCAacagcagcctggccagccTTGA CCTGCAGGAGAACGCCATCGGAGACGAGGGAATGGCCGCCCTCTCTGCCGCGCTGAAGGTCAACACCACCCTGGCAGACCTCCA CCTGCAAGTGGCTTCAGTTGGCGCGGCCGGTGCCCAAGCCCTGGCAGAAGCCTTGATGGTCAACAAGAGCCTGCAGATCCTGGA CCTGCGGGGAAACTCCATCGGCGTGGCTGGGGCCCAGGCCATGGCCAACGCGCTGAAGGTGAACCGCAGCCTGCGCCGGCTCAA cctgcaggaaaACTCCCTGGGCATGGACGGAGCCATCTGCATCGCCACGGCCCTGAAGGGCAACCACGGCCTCACCTATGTCAA cctgcagggGAATCGCATTGGGCAGTCAGGAGCCAAGATGATCTCGGACGCCATCCGGACAAACTCGCCCGACTGCGTTGTGGACGTGTGA